The Macaca mulatta isolate MMU2019108-1 chromosome X, T2T-MMU8v2.0, whole genome shotgun sequence DNA window AAAAAATACGTATGTGAAAACCAATTCACTTTTAGGAGCCACTGTAAAGTTATTCATCAAGAAAAGCTGCCTGTCAAGAAAGCTGTGGTCTTGCCCATCCTAAGCAAATATgtttaagtgaaataatgcacATGCAACCACAATGGGGTACATTTCCGGGTACATTTCCGTCTacctttatgtatttttaaaggggACACTCCTATCAGATATGCATTTAATAAGAGCCATGGGTTGAACTGAATAGTAAGCAAGACAGTAAACACATCAGACCCACGGCTGAGTAGTTATTCTTGGTTACAGACCCAGGGCTCCAGAAGCAACTTACCTCCACATCGGCCCGGAAAAGTTCCATTACTTTCTAGCACTCTAACATTCGAGGATGCCTCAGCTTTTGACAGCAGagtcaaaggaaaggaaatcccCTCCATTTCTGAGGTTTTCATCTTACTTGAAAGGGCCACACTGTCATCCCCCAGAAAGCTAACAGGCATCTGGAGTGATGCCACGTTCAGCGTAAAAACACGGACAAAGCGCAGAGACGCCGAATCTCAACAAATGAGAGACtgaaaaagacaggaaagaagacGGACAAAAGCAGGAGACAGACCTCAAGAGACTGACGAAATGCTAGCACCACACGAAGAGTAACAAAGAGATGGAGAACAACCCGGGGCAGTGCTGCCGGAGCCAAGGAGTCCGGGCAAGCGGCGAGCGCCCTCCCGCGGCCGGGGCTACCTCTTACCTCCTGGGCGAGTTTCTGCTTGAGCACCAGCGCGGCACACAGGTAGCCTGCGCGGCCCACGAACAGCTCGTCCGAGCCTCACTCCAGGAAGGAGACCGGCGCGCGGACGGCACACAGAACCCGGAACTTGCCCAGCGGCTGCACGTAGTCGGACCGGCCCAGGGCGTGGTACAAGAGCGTGGCCACGGCGTACACGCCCGCGCCCCCGAGCAGGAAGGCAGCGCGGGTGTCGGCGTCCGGCTCGCCCCACTCCTCAGCGCGGGCGCACGCGTCGATGAGGCGCATAGCTGAGCTCAGGTAGGGTTCCCGGGGCTCTGCAATACGTGGTAGAGCATTTAGGCCACTTCGGCCACGCCGCCAAAAAGCCACGCCTGGCAGCCGCTAGCCCCGGCCGTCGCCCCTCGGGCCTCGGCGCTGCCCCGAGTGGGGGAAGCTCCTGGAGGATGCGCTGGATGGTGGCGGTGACCAAGGGCGCCACCGCCTCCTCACACTGGGCCGCCAGCAGGCTGCCCTGGTAGTCATCGAAGCGATTGGCGAAGCAGCGCTTGGTGTCCATGCTGTTACCCGCGCCCGCTAATGC harbors:
- the LOC144338608 gene encoding uncharacterized protein LOC144338608; translated protein: MENNPGQCCRSQGVRASGERPPAAGATSYLLGEFLLEHQRGTQVACAAHEQLVRASLQEGDRRADGTQNPELAQRLHVVGPAQGVVQERGHGVHARAPEQEGSAGVGVRLAPLLSAGARVDEAHS